Below is a genomic region from Methanobacterium sp..
TGGATTTTTGGTGTTTCATCCGTTTTTCGGAATTTTAAAGCATTATCAATTAGATTCTGGAATACACTCACTATTTGATTTTCATCTGCAAAAACAGGTGGAAGGGGATCATGGGTTACTTCAGCATGGCACTGTTCTATTGAATGCTGTAAATTGGATAAAGCAATATCAAGTGCTTTTTCAGTGTTAACTTCTTTAAATTCATCACCTTTAGCTTCAACATGAGAGTAGTCCAGTAAACCTTGAATCATGCTTTTCATTCTCTTTGCATCACTGACCATGTATTCAAGGAATTCATCAGCATCAGGATCTAACTGTCTTTTATAACGCCTTTCTATAAGCTGGGAATAACTGGTTATTGTCCTGAGGGGCTCCTGCAAATCATGACTTGTAATGTGGGCAAAACTCTTTAATTCTTTGTTAGAGCGTTCTAATTCTTCTAAACTTTTCTTTAATTCATTATTTACTTCTTTACGTTCTCTATCAGTTTTGTTAAGGGATAGAATACTGTTCCACACAAAAATACTCAAAATAATAAGTACTGAAAGGGTATATAACACTGTCCCGAAAGCTGTATCATAATAACCTAAATCCTGCCCTAATATCCGTAACCACCCAAAAACTATGGAAATAATTGCCAGCACAAATAGAATTCTGAGTCCAAATATGCTCCAATATTCTCCACTGGTTAATACTTTCATAAAGCCAGTTTCAGGACGTGCAATAAGGACAGCAAAAGATATCAACATAAATCCTATTCCTGCATAAATGGAAGTTGCAGTATAATAGGATATCTGGTAAAATTCTGATGCATCATATAAATAGCCTAAAAGAACCATTAAAGAGATAATACTCCCTAAAATCATTAAATACTGTGTAGGAACGCGATTATGTACTTTTTTATCAATAATTAAAAGTGCAGAACCGATTATTATGTATTCAATTGCTCCAATAAACGCTATTCGATTTGGTGAGGAAGTTTCAAGTGTTCCAAATGGTTCTGTAAATAATATTTGATCTATGCCTAAATTAAAGTTGAATAAATGTTCAATGAGGGCAATCAACCCAATTGATAATACTATAATTGATAATACCTGTGCAACATGTCTATTTCTTTTGTTAATCCTTTTTGTCTGTTGCAGCCATAAAGAAGCTCCTATTAAAATAAAACATAATGCAGAATTGAATTTAATGGTGGGGAAATCAGGACCGGGGCTTTTGAGGAGAGGAATATTAAAAGCCCACCCAATGAATATAATAACTCCAATTATAATTATTACAATGCTTAAAATTTCAGAAAACCTTTTTAAATTAGCTCTAAAAGTAATGGAGTTGCTTAAATCCATCTAATTCCTCATAATACTAAAATTAACAGTTTCCATTGAATTAATATTACTTATTATATTTTGAGTATTACTTACATTTTATTATTTTTTTAATGGTCCGGTCTTTGTTAACTCAATAAGAGGTAACTATTACAAATAACATCATCTGAATATTTTAAGTGGCTAAAAAAAACGCAATTTTGATAATTGGGAGTATGGGAATTAATTAAAATGTTAGATTTATTTAAACAGCAGTGTTTTAATTTACATCTTAAATCTGGGAAATGGTTTTCTAATTTAAGGATCAAATATAATTTATTTATGTATTAAATGGGGACTAATATGAAATATATAGGATCTAAAAAGAAATTATTCTTATTAATTATATTAGTAGTATTTGCAGTAACAGCAGCTTCTTTTGCTTATTATGTTTCTGACTATTACCATGCAGATAGTAAAGCTGCAGCTGCACTTAAATCAACTGAATCTTACAACGTTACAGATACAGATAACTCCATTACATTTATTCCTACTCAAAACAGGAGCACTACAGGAATAATATTTTATCCGGGAGGCAAGGTCCAGCCTGAAGCTTATTCTGTTATTGCTTCTAAACTTGTTGTGAAGGGATACACCACAATAATTGTGAAAATGCCTTTTAATCTGGCATTTTTCGGTGTTAACAGTGCGGACGATGTTGTAGCTGAACACCCTGAGATCACTTCATGGGTAATTATGGGCCATTCACTGGGCGGCGTTTTTGCGTCGGAATATGCTGTAAATCATCAGGATAAAATTAAGGGAGTTGTATATTTAGCGGCATACCCTTCAACAAATGCTTCAAATGCAACTTTTAAAGCGTTATCAATAAGAGGTTCTCTGGATAATCTTACGACAGCTCAGGATATTTCTAACAACAAAAATAAGTTCCCGGCTAACACGACATTTATCACCATACCTGGCGGTAACCACTACAATAATGGTAACTACGGTCCTCAAGCAGGGGACAATAACAGTACAATAACAAGGGAAGAGCAGCAGAACAAAACTGTGAGTTATATACTTGAATTTATTAAAGGTCTTTGAGTAACAAGTAATTATCATTATTTGAGTAAATAAGGAGTAGTATTCAAGTGAAACACAAAATAACGCAATTATTTAATTTTATTCAAATAAAGGTTGATAAATTATATTAAGTATTACTTATATACAACTTTAATAATACAATGTGTGGGGGTAATATGAATTCTGATCAAACTCCTTCAGATAATACTGCTCCAGATGATATTAATTTAGATAAATCTCTTGAATTTAGAAGATGTTGGGCATTAGGTGAAGCGTATTATTTTTTAGAAAATAATTATGGGGATTGTTTTAAATGTAAGGTTAGCGAAAATCCATTTTCTAAAGATATAAGAGATTATAAAAGTAATTTAATGTCAGTAAGGCATATTTGCGATGAATTAAATATTAATAATCAAGATATGGATATATTTATTGATAATCTTCATAAAGAGCTGAATAATATTTCAAAATACAGTATAGATGTACCTAAAGGGTATAAAAGTTCTAAATATGGTGAAAATAAATTTAGAGATTTTAGCAGTTATTTTGAAATAGAATTAGAAGGTTATATTATAGGTAGCTTGAAAGGGAAAGATCCTAGATATAATCATATTTTTAGAATAGCTAAACATTCACTTGAATTATATAAAAATCCTGAAGATAATGAAGATCCTGAAGATAAATTTAATAACTTTCTAACAGATCTGGAGAATATTAAGAATTTTGTATCTAGAGATAAAATAGCTTTAATTCGTGAAACAATTTTAAAGTGGCCAAAAGTAAGTAAAAATTATATGGATGAAGAATACGATAATGATTTAAAATATGGAAACATAAAAAGACCGGATCTAATAGAAATCGTTAATAAGATTGGTGGTTTGATCACGGGATCTGTAGAAGTGCATGATATTCTAAATAGACGTGATCGCACTGTTTGGGCAGTTGTAAGTTATGGATCTTTCATTTTTCCTGCAGTTTTAATTGGAATTATAATTTGGTCCCTTAATCTTAATTTTTCTTTTTTATATCCATATATAGGGATAGGACAATTAAATAATTATTTGATAATTGTAAGTGCTCTTGCAGGAGCATTTTTATCAGTTATTAGAGCTTCTATTCCTCTTTGGAGAAAATTTGCAGATTGGTTTGGGCTTAAATTAGCTATAAAACGCTTAAAAGATCCTCATAAATATTTAATAATATCTCCATGGTCTCCATTTGAAAAACATGAGCATGCATCTGATAAAACACAATCAAATGAGATACCTTAATAATTTATTTGTTACTTTAAATTATTTTATTAACAAGTGCACGCCCTGATTGAAGAAATAAAGCGCAAATATTACGAGTGCTGCTCCTAGAATTCTCATTATGTAAAGATACGGTTTCCCTGTAATGAATTCACGGGATTTTCCCGCAGCGAAGGCCAGAACTATTTTTGAACCCACTAAAAGAACATAAAACCCTACAATGAACATTAATGGGGCTAAAATACTGCCTGTATAAGCGTTTATGATTAGGGGTCCGCCGACGGTTATCCAGAACAGGTATGGGGCCGGATTTAAAAAGTTGACGGTTGCTCCTTTTTTAAGTGATTTTGGCTCTTCTGCTTTGATATCTTCAGTTAGTTCTCTTGTTTTAAAGCTTTCATAGGCCATATAAAGCAGGAATAAACCTCCAAGAATGGATATGATGCCTAAAATTGAGCTGTAACCTGCAACAAATGATAAGAAGAGCAGAGATACTGCTATGATTGGTAAGTCTGTGATCAGCGGGGAAAATGCGACTTTTATGCCTTCTCTGTAGCCGTGTTTTAGGGTTTGAGATATTAGTAGGATGAGCAGGGGGCCTGGTGAGAGGCCTGAGTAGAGACCGAGGGTGATTCCTGCGATGAGTAGGTTGAACATTTTTTTGGTGTCTCCTTGATATTTAAGTAATGTATTCTAATTCATTTCAAATAAACTTTATAACAAAATTTAATAGTATAACAGCAGCCAGAACCCAAATCAGCACAATAATTAAAGCCGCAAATCCACTTTTAGGCATTCCTTCGCGGAATTTCGTTTTTGCACTTTCTCTATGTTCATCCATTATCTCTTTGGGGACCATTTTAAGTAAAATTGGAATTCCTACAGTTATCAACAGAAAATCATCGAGATAACCTATTACTGGTATAAAATCTGGAATTAAGTCAATTGGGCTTAAAAGATAGGCCATAACCAAAAGAATGACAACTTTAATGCGCAATGGAACTCTTGGATCTTTATAGGTTAAATGGAGTGCATAAGTTTCTATTTCAAATTTTTCTGCCATAGCTTTCCAGTTTTTGAACATAAAGACATCCAGATGAAAAATTTGTTAATTCAAATTCGTTTAATAAGATTTGGTGTTTATAGCCCCATATTGTTTTTAGAGTTTTATGAATTTTATTAATATAAACGAAAAGTTTTTTATTACATAATTCACATAAATAACCTCCTGCGCATACCTAAAATAATTGCGCAGAGATACATGTGGAGGTGCGGTTGCATGAAAATAAAGTTAGGAATCATCCTACTTGCATTTTTAGCCGCTGTAGGATTTTCTGGAGCAATAGCAGCTCAACATGTTGAGGAAGGACATAACAACAGACATGCCCACGGACCCCCTAGAAGTAATATCTCAATGGCCAGTACAAACAGATGTCACGATTCAAGTAAATGCCGTTTAAAATTGTTCCAGAAGAATAATAAACTGTTAAAATAAGGTATGGTTTTTGAAAGTACTTGTTTAAGGGGATTTATCCTCATTTCTATTTTTTAGCAGTAATTTACTTGAAATAAATCTAATTTTTAAAACAAAACTTTTATATACTATTTCAAACTAGGGTTAAATATTCAACCGATGGTTGAAAGTTAAAATTATGGTTAAATGTAGAATCAGGAAGTGGTGGTAATAAGTGACCCTTAAAGAATTAAAGAAAAAAGAGAAGGAAACAAAGCGTAATTATATTATAGAATCAGCTCAGAAGCTATTTTTAAGTAAAGACTACGATGAAGTTTCAATGAACAGCATAGCCAAAGAAGTAGGGGTAAATAAGGCCACACTTTATTATTATTTTAAGAACAAAGAAGCTTTGTATTTTGCTATAGTTTTACAGGGTGTCAAGGTTTTAGTTAAAATGGCTAAAGAAGAAATAAGAAATGGAAAAACTGGTTATGAAAAGATTTCATTGTATGGAAATGCAATGAATAAATTTTCAGCTGAATATCCTGGCTGTTTAAAGCTTTTATATGCTCCACAATCTTCTAAATTTGATATAAATAATATGGCCAGTAGTGAAGAGTATAAAAAGGTAATGGGAATTCTTAAAGATTTAATGTTTATCATGAGGGATTTGATACAGTCTGGAATTGATGATGGTACAATTCGAGAAGATGTTAACCCAATGGAAGCAGCAGTTTTGATGTCGCTAATCTCTCAGAGTATGTCGAATATGAGCTGTCTATATAAAGACATGCTGAAAAGTGAGGGAGTCAGTGAACAGAAGTTTGCAATGGACGTAAAGGGTTTCATGCAGTATATGCTCAAAAAAAGTTAGTTCAATTTCTTAAGAGATTTGGAGATTATAACTGAAAGGAGGAATGAAAAATGTCAATGACAAAAGTAAATGATATAAACATGTATTATGAAATACACGGTGAAGGAGAAGCTTTGATATTGATATCAGGTAATGGTGCGGAGTCATCACAGTGGAAAGATATGATCCCTACTTTTTCTAAGGATTACAAAGTGATTCCATTTGATAACCGAGGTGCAGGGCGTACTGATAGGCCAGATATAGAATATTCTATGGATATGATGACTGAAGATGTCATTGGTTTGATGGATGTGCTTGGAATTGAAAGGGCACATATACTTGGGGCATCTATGGGGGGAATGATTGCTCAAAATATTGCTTATTTATATCCTGATAGAGTAAAAAGCCTGATACTTGTTGTAACAAGTATGAAAAATTCTCACCGCGTTAATTATGCTTGTAAACAGGCAATAAAACGTGTTATGGATGGAAGCGATCCTGATGCACTGGCTGAATATTCTGCAGTATGGTCATTTCCTGAGGAAGTATTAGCAAATCATGGAGCTGTTGATAGAATTAAAAGTGCTATGGCACATGTATTAAATCCTCAGACAGTGAATACATTCAAAAGGCAAAATGATGCACTTGCTACATTTGATTCAAGTGGATGGATCAGTGAACTTACAGCTCCAACATTGGTTATAGCTGGAGATGGAGATATAATCTGGCCTCAAAAATATTCTGGACAGGAATTAGCTAAAGCCCTCTCTGGCTCTAAGTTTGTCTCAATTCCCGGAGCGCACATGGCATATCTATTAAGTGCTGAAGCATTTCAAAATCATGTGGTGGAGTTTCTTACATCAGTTGAATAGAAATTATAACATAATATTGTTATTTTTTTAATGATTACTCCATCAATAAGGACTGGGGCCAGTAACAGTTGGATTATCATCTCTTTGAACCCATTCTGTAATAGAACCTTCATATAACCTCACATCAGGATAATCTAAATACCATTTAAAAACTAAAAACAGGTTGGTTGCTTCTCTGCCGGTCCCGCAGTAGCATATAACTGTTTTATCGGGAGTTACTTCTCTTTCTTCAACTAAAGATTTTATTTCGTCAAGGGGTTTGAGGAGCTGCCGGTTCTTGGGGTTCATGAGCGCGGCAGCCTGTAAATTCTTTGCTCCAGGTATGTGCCCTTCTTTGCTCCACAGGCTGGGGCCGGCATAATATTTAAATGGCCTGGCATCAAGCACTACCACATCATCATTGTCCTTAATATTTTTAAATTCTCCGTATTCAATCTGATATTCATCGTGGACCTCTGCTTCAAATTCAGATTCTTCTACAGTGGGAAATACCTTTGTTAATCCTCTTTCTTCTTTTTTCCATTTGTCTATGCCTCCATCTAAGATATGGACATTTTCATGGCCAAATCTAACCAGTGAATAAGCAGCCATGGTCTGTCCCCAACCGTCCCCTTTTTTTGAATAGGATCCCTTGCCAGTATAAAAAAGAATAGGTTTATCATTTCTGATGCCTAATTTCCCGAATATTGTTGAAATTGCATCATGAGGAATATATCTAGCGGGGTTATTGCCCTGCATTTCTCTAAGAAACCATTCATTAAAATAAAATGCATTGTGGATGTGTTCTTTTATATAATCATGTATATCTGGCTGAACATCGAATATAGTGAGATTATTATCCAGATTATCTTCTAACCATTCTGTATCCAC
It encodes:
- a CDS encoding ATP-binding protein is translated as MDLSNSITFRANLKRFSEILSIVIIIIGVIIFIGWAFNIPLLKSPGPDFPTIKFNSALCFILIGASLWLQQTKRINKRNRHVAQVLSIIVLSIGLIALIEHLFNFNLGIDQILFTEPFGTLETSSPNRIAFIGAIEYIIIGSALLIIDKKVHNRVPTQYLMILGSIISLMVLLGYLYDASEFYQISYYTATSIYAGIGFMLISFAVLIARPETGFMKVLTSGEYWSIFGLRILFVLAIISIVFGWLRILGQDLGYYDTAFGTVLYTLSVLIILSIFVWNSILSLNKTDRERKEVNNELKKSLEELERSNKELKSFAHITSHDLQEPLRTITSYSQLIERRYKRQLDPDADEFLEYMVSDAKRMKSMIQGLLDYSHVEAKGDEFKEVNTEKALDIALSNLQHSIEQCHAEVTHDPLPPVFADENQIVSVFQNLIDNALKFRKTDETPKIHISAKKDDNEWVFSVKDNGIGIEDQYFDTVFEVFKRLHAIGEYEGAGIGLAIAKRIIDRHGGHIWLKSSPEKGSTFYFTIPLVTEPKSVQ
- a CDS encoding alpha/beta fold hydrolase, whose amino-acid sequence is MKYIGSKKKLFLLIILVVFAVTAASFAYYVSDYYHADSKAAAALKSTESYNVTDTDNSITFIPTQNRSTTGIIFYPGGKVQPEAYSVIASKLVVKGYTTIIVKMPFNLAFFGVNSADDVVAEHPEITSWVIMGHSLGGVFASEYAVNHQDKIKGVVYLAAYPSTNASNATFKALSIRGSLDNLTTAQDISNNKNKFPANTTFITIPGGNHYNNGNYGPQAGDNNSTITREEQQNKTVSYILEFIKGL
- a CDS encoding LysE family translocator: MFNLLIAGITLGLYSGLSPGPLLILLISQTLKHGYREGIKVAFSPLITDLPIIAVSLLFLSFVAGYSSILGIISILGGLFLLYMAYESFKTRELTEDIKAEEPKSLKKGATVNFLNPAPYLFWITVGGPLIINAYTGSILAPLMFIVGFYVLLVGSKIVLAFAAGKSREFITGKPYLYIMRILGAALVIFALYFFNQGVHLLIK
- a CDS encoding YkvA family protein, which translates into the protein MFKNWKAMAEKFEIETYALHLTYKDPRVPLRIKVVILLVMAYLLSPIDLIPDFIPVIGYLDDFLLITVGIPILLKMVPKEIMDEHRESAKTKFREGMPKSGFAALIIVLIWVLAAVILLNFVIKFI
- a CDS encoding TetR/AcrR family transcriptional regulator, coding for MTLKELKKKEKETKRNYIIESAQKLFLSKDYDEVSMNSIAKEVGVNKATLYYYFKNKEALYFAIVLQGVKVLVKMAKEEIRNGKTGYEKISLYGNAMNKFSAEYPGCLKLLYAPQSSKFDINNMASSEEYKKVMGILKDLMFIMRDLIQSGIDDGTIREDVNPMEAAVLMSLISQSMSNMSCLYKDMLKSEGVSEQKFAMDVKGFMQYMLKKS
- a CDS encoding alpha/beta hydrolase — its product is MSMTKVNDINMYYEIHGEGEALILISGNGAESSQWKDMIPTFSKDYKVIPFDNRGAGRTDRPDIEYSMDMMTEDVIGLMDVLGIERAHILGASMGGMIAQNIAYLYPDRVKSLILVVTSMKNSHRVNYACKQAIKRVMDGSDPDALAEYSAVWSFPEEVLANHGAVDRIKSAMAHVLNPQTVNTFKRQNDALATFDSSGWISELTAPTLVIAGDGDIIWPQKYSGQELAKALSGSKFVSIPGAHMAYLLSAEAFQNHVVEFLTSVE
- a CDS encoding sulfurtransferase; amino-acid sequence: MNYPHLLGNTKVKWVDTEWLEDNLDNNLTIFDVQPDIHDYIKEHIHNAFYFNEWFLREMQGNNPARYIPHDAISTIFGKLGIRNDKPILFYTGKGSYSKKGDGWGQTMAAYSLVRFGHENVHILDGGIDKWKKEERGLTKVFPTVEESEFEAEVHDEYQIEYGEFKNIKDNDDVVVLDARPFKYYAGPSLWSKEGHIPGAKNLQAAALMNPKNRQLLKPLDEIKSLVEEREVTPDKTVICYCGTGREATNLFLVFKWYLDYPDVRLYEGSITEWVQRDDNPTVTGPSPY